From a region of the Podospora pseudopauciseta strain CBS 411.78 chromosome 7 map unlocalized CBS411.78m_7, whole genome shotgun sequence genome:
- a CDS encoding uncharacterized protein (EggNog:ENOG503P2NN), with translation MAPIMRNRISSPLEAGPSIADSLPVYVNEALDYASKRLAKKGANITLLVVRRDYQLPTSTIVTSPTFTPGSHVLNTAALRPTLPPVSRLEALKQFVKLNNSTTSDGSVRERIVHIHLDRFSDGTVSPAFSEASAISSSTYSSVDSTFTSTSTSSNRFRWPGSPSHYGGSSVPMTPATPFTVMSDNSVEHSSVAHQTGMRFIHAEPLSPKDERLLSQTIEKTSKKFKLGSEWLSRPVSASSLSLPPDLIRLSLSQNQPLFTSSHLNLLSLDSLYTFRTAFQAYARTRSSYRLEDAVDELRRLYLSNGRRPLLKSILLNSYRWLDPICDHSLSQVCRMYERAYGSNVIRDDTKDASGAAWPLVAEDKEILFTLNSPTDSETEDDDDLDDDEKFDLKAIEAWYRTTSIHHHHHQPPPPPPERERTVLRIDPLRSHPSNSPHDILLPSPVRPAPVPIPEERRTTTPKLFPAPPGRNPALLQLKLQTTFEKRLPLPPREEETHSPISEQKEEKEEEEEEEEEEHTARPQSAVRSFPPPTILTTAKPENGSAPPSAQWSKTSFSLNEIMLSPDGSGSGSGGVGDNEPEERERVGPLTPNGYDDISPITRGEWGFLFPVVAERQRMVRVETCT, from the exons ATGGCGCCTATCATGAGGAATCGGATCTCATCGCCTCTCGAGGCTGGCCCATCCATCGCCGACAGCCTACCGGTCTACGTCAACGAGGCCTTGGATTATGCGTCGAAGAGACTGGCTAAGAAGGGGGCCAACATTACACTGCTTGTTGTTCGCCGCGACTACCAACTGCCGACATCCACCATTGTTACCTCTCCGACCTTTACGCCAGGCTCGCACGTCCTCAACACAGCAGCATTGCGGCCTACCCTGCCTCCTGTCTCGAGATTGGAAGCCCTCAAGCAGTTCGTcaagctcaacaacagcacaaCGAGTGACGGAAGTGTACGAGAGAGGATTGTCCATATTCATTTGGATCGGTTCAGTGATGGCACCGTATCACCTGCCTTCAGCGAGGCTTCTGCCATTTCCAGCTCCACCTACTCCTCGGTCGACTCGACCTttaccagcaccagcaccagcagcaatCGGTTCCGATGGCCAGGTAGTCCATCTCATTATGGCGGCAGCAGCGTGCCCATGACACCTGCCACGCCTTTCACCGTGATGTCAGACAACAGTGTTGAGCATTCCAGTGTTGCACACCAGACCGGCATGAGGTTCATCCATGCTGAACCTTTGAGCCCCAAAGATGAGAGACTTTTGTCTCAGACAATTGAGAAGACATCCAAGAAGTTCAAGCTGGG ATCCGAATGGCTCTCCCGACCAGTCTCagcctcttccctctccctccctccagaTCTCATCCGCCTCTCGCTCTCACAAAACCAgcccctcttcacctcatcCCACCTCAATCTCCTCTCACTCGACTCCCTCTACACCTTCCGCACAGCCTTCCAAGCCTACGCCCGCACCCGCTCCTCCTACCGTCTGGAAGACGCCGTCGACGAGCTCCGCCGCCTCTACCTCTCCAACGGCCGGCGTCCTCTACTCAAgagcatcctcctcaactctTACCGATGGCTCGACCCCATCTGCGACCACTCCCTAAGCCAGGTCTGCCGCATGTACGAGCGTGCCTACGGCAGCAACGTCATCAGAGACGACACCAAAGATGCCAGCGGCGCAGCATGGCCATTAGTAGCCGAAGACAAAGAAATTCTTTTCACGCTCAACTCCCCGACCGACTCGGAAAccgaagacgatgatgatcttgacgatgacgaaAAGTTTGACCTCAAGGCGATAGAAGCATGGTACcgcaccacctccatccatcatcatcaccaccaaccaccaccaccaccacc agaaCGAGAAAGGACAGTCCTCAGAATCGACCCCCTCCGCTCTCACCCTTCCAATTCCCCGCATGATATCCTTTTGCCATCTCCCGTCCGTCCAGCTCCTGTCCCTATCCCGGAAGAAAGGAGGACAACAACACCTAAACTTTTCCCCGCCCCACCAGGGAGAAACCCAGCGTTGTTGCAGTTGAAACTGCAAACCACCTTTGAGAAACGTCTCCCTTTGCCCCCAAGAGAGGAGGAAACTCACTCCCCCATCTcagaacaaaaagaagaaaaagaagaagaagaagaagaagaagaagaagagcacaCCGCCCGTCCCCAAAGCGCGGTTAGATCGTTCCCTCCTCCTACCATTTTGACTACTGCCAAACCGGAGAACGGCTCCGCTCCCCCATCAGCCCAGTGGTCAAAAACCAGTTTTTCCCTCAACGAGATCATGCTCTCACCCGACGGATCAGGGTCAGGGTCAGGTGGGGTAGGTGATAACGAACCagaagaaagggaaagagTCGGACCTCTAACACCAAACGGCTACGACGACATCAGCCCCATCACCAGAGGAGAGTGGGGGTTTTTGTTCCCTGTCGTGGCGGAGAGGCAGAGGATGGTCAGGGTCGAGACTTGTACTTAG